The DNA region GGCCACATCCCTGCCTCTGATTTTTACCAGGGATGCTTCATCTGCCCCGATAATTTCCCTGCCCATGAGCAGAACGCTCCCGGCGGCTTGTATGGTTTCCGGTAACAGCCCGGCGATTGCCAGGGAGCTGAGGGATTTTCCGCTGCCCGACTCACCCAAAAGCCCCAGGACTTCTCCCTCCCGGATACTAAAACTAATACCCCTAATAAGGGGAGTTTGTGTTTCCTTTAAGACAGCGCTTAATTGCTTTACTTCCAGTATTACTGTTTCGCTCATTGGGAAATACCCCCGGCCACACCATACCGGTCGCGGATGGAGTCTGCCAGCAGGTTCACCCCGATAACAATGGCAATGATGACCGCCCCGGGAACAATGGCTCCCAGGGGAGCGATCAGTACCGTTGACTGAGCCCCCTGCATGAGCCTGCCCAATGATGCGTTTGGCGGGGGTACCCCAAGCCCCAGATATGACAGGCTAGCCTCCGCCAGTATCGATACGCCGAACATAACAGCGATATTCACCGACAACACCTGCCAGATATTCGGCAATATGTGCCTGAAGGTGATGGCAAGCTTTCCCGTACCTGAGGTTTTTGCGCTGATAAAAAACCACTTGGACATGACCTGCTTTGACAGAATGCGGGTAAGCCGGGCTATTACCGCAGAACAGGCGATGCCGATGGAAATAACTGCGGTCCAGGTACTTCTGCCCTGGGTAGCGCCGATGAGCATGGCCAGTAATAGTGTGGGAAAGGCAATCAGGGTATCCAGGATTGAGGAAATTGCGCTATCCGCCCACTGGGGCAGCCATGCCGCAAGGATGCCCGTAAAAATTCCGGTAACCCCGGCGATTAGAATGGCCCCCAGGCCGACCATGTAGGCTATCCGTGTCCCGATCATGACAAAACTGGCCAAATCCCGCCCCAGCTTGTCGGTTCCAAAGAGGTGGGCCGGGCTGGGCCCTTCCAGGCGCTCCCCGGAAGTATCATCCAGACTGTAAGGCGTCCAAAACAGGGATACTAAGGCAGTAATAAAAGTAAGGGACAAAAGCAGAACAGCAATGTAAAGCCCCAGGGGACTTTTTTTCTTTCTTTTCGCGCTCATAGGTGCAGATCACC from Treponema primitia ZAS-2 includes:
- a CDS encoding ABC transporter permease; amino-acid sequence: MSAKRKKKSPLGLYIAVLLLSLTFITALVSLFWTPYSLDDTSGERLEGPSPAHLFGTDKLGRDLASFVMIGTRIAYMVGLGAILIAGVTGIFTGILAAWLPQWADSAISSILDTLIAFPTLLLAMLIGATQGRSTWTAVISIGIACSAVIARLTRILSKQVMSKWFFISAKTSGTGKLAITFRHILPNIWQVLSVNIAVMFGVSILAEASLSYLGLGVPPPNASLGRLMQGAQSTVLIAPLGAIVPGAVIIAIVIGVNLLADSIRDRYGVAGGISQ